One window from the genome of Paraconexibacter algicola encodes:
- a CDS encoding gamma-glutamyltransferase, with amino-acid sequence MPSRGVVAAGHPLSAEAGARVLREGGNAVDAAVASMLTSFTAEPLLTGPGAGGYLLVAGPGVEPVLLDFFVAAPGQGGGDAPRAALLPVHVSFGDAVQVFNVGPASIGAWGMPAGLATAIDRWGTVPLADLCAPAAAHARAGVPLNAPQGYVSEILEAILVSTPEAAALFAPGGRALREGDVFAFPELGDAIERLGAEGAEPFYTGEIARRVLAWLADRGAVLTAQDLADYGAIAREPVRVAYRGREIATNPPPSAGGALIALALATLERDDRAGAPGPARLVEVMEAVQARRTPAFVKGLDRPGFAEELLATQLGSTTHVSVLDGDGLACAITATNGEGSGIVVPGTGMHPNNMMGEEDLNPLGFHAFPPGRRMPSMMAPTVVRGDRGVELVLGSAGSNRIRSAILQTVIGVVDRGLDAQEAVVAPRLHFEDDTVYAEPGIDLAALRAAGRTVAPFRARNLFFGGVQAVQHDPDSGRTTAGGDPRRGGAAVHA; translated from the coding sequence ATGCCCAGCCGCGGAGTCGTCGCCGCCGGACACCCGCTCAGCGCGGAGGCCGGCGCGCGCGTGCTGCGCGAGGGCGGCAACGCGGTCGACGCCGCGGTCGCCTCGATGCTCACCTCGTTCACGGCCGAGCCGCTGCTCACCGGGCCGGGGGCGGGCGGCTACCTGCTGGTGGCCGGGCCGGGGGTCGAGCCGGTGCTGCTGGACTTCTTCGTCGCCGCGCCCGGGCAGGGCGGTGGTGACGCGCCGCGCGCCGCGCTGCTGCCGGTGCACGTCTCGTTCGGCGACGCGGTGCAGGTCTTCAACGTCGGGCCCGCGTCGATCGGCGCGTGGGGCATGCCCGCCGGGCTGGCGACCGCGATCGACCGCTGGGGCACCGTGCCCCTGGCGGACCTGTGCGCCCCGGCGGCCGCGCACGCCCGCGCCGGCGTGCCGCTGAACGCGCCGCAGGGCTACGTGTCGGAGATCCTCGAGGCGATCCTCGTCTCGACGCCCGAGGCCGCCGCGCTGTTCGCCCCCGGGGGCCGGGCGCTGCGCGAGGGCGACGTGTTCGCGTTCCCGGAGCTCGGCGACGCGATCGAGCGGCTGGGGGCCGAGGGCGCGGAGCCGTTCTACACCGGGGAGATCGCCCGGCGCGTGCTCGCGTGGCTGGCCGACCGCGGGGCGGTGCTCACCGCGCAGGACCTCGCCGACTACGGCGCGATCGCCCGCGAGCCGGTGCGGGTCGCCTACCGGGGCCGGGAGATCGCGACGAACCCGCCGCCGTCGGCGGGCGGAGCGCTGATCGCGCTGGCCCTCGCGACGCTCGAGCGCGACGACCGCGCCGGGGCGCCCGGGCCGGCCCGGCTCGTGGAGGTGATGGAGGCCGTGCAGGCGCGGCGCACGCCCGCCTTCGTGAAGGGCCTGGACCGTCCCGGCTTCGCGGAGGAGCTGCTCGCGACGCAGCTCGGCTCCACCACGCACGTCTCGGTCCTCGACGGCGACGGGCTGGCCTGCGCGATCACCGCCACCAACGGGGAGGGCTCGGGGATCGTCGTCCCGGGCACCGGCATGCACCCGAACAACATGATGGGCGAGGAGGACCTCAACCCGCTGGGCTTCCACGCCTTCCCACCCGGGCGGCGGATGCCGTCGATGATGGCGCCGACCGTGGTCCGCGGCGACCGCGGCGTCGAGCTGGTCCTCGGCAGCGCCGGGTCCAACCGCATCCGCTCGGCGATCCTCCAGACGGTGATCGGGGTCGTCGACCGCGGCCTCGACGCGCAGGAGGCGGTGGTCGCGCCGCGGCTGCACTTCGAGGACGACACCGTCTACGCGGAGCCGGGGATCGACCTCGCCGCGCTGCGCGCCGCGGGCCGCACCGTCGCCCCGTTCCGGGCGCGCAACCTCTTCTTCGGGGGCGTGCAGGCGGTCCAGCACGACCCGGACAGCGGTCGCACGACCGCGGGCGGCGACCCGCGCCGCGGCGGTGCGGCGGTGCACGCATGA
- a CDS encoding cupin domain-containing protein: protein MECEGHPNVTHRDAVATVAVAAGELRCQEQRLARDIGAVGAGVTRFVVPPGGRTTPAHVHGDEEELVYVLAGGGLSWQDGRTHAIADGDVLLHRIHAEAHTLIAGPDGLDVLVFGPASATNLTWLPHAGVMRVGPRWLPAEVADPYAAEVTAGPLPMPAGGPEPTRPATVAHRDDVPAERYDRPGYEGVERRLGEHLGARSTGLRHTWIAPGALSCPPHWHSAEEELFVVLDGDGHALLGDDEVPLRAGSVLARPPGTAVAHALRGGPQGMTYLSWGTRVPADVVHYPRSGKIAIAGQCFRVEPVDYWDGE from the coding sequence ATGGAGTGCGAGGGGCATCCCAACGTCACGCACCGGGACGCCGTCGCGACCGTCGCCGTCGCCGCCGGCGAGCTGCGCTGCCAGGAGCAGCGGCTCGCCCGGGACATCGGTGCGGTGGGCGCGGGCGTCACGCGGTTCGTCGTCCCGCCGGGCGGCCGGACGACCCCGGCGCACGTGCACGGCGACGAGGAGGAGCTCGTCTACGTGCTCGCGGGCGGCGGGCTGAGCTGGCAGGACGGCCGCACGCACGCGATCGCGGACGGCGACGTGCTGCTGCACCGCATCCACGCGGAGGCGCACACGCTGATCGCCGGCCCCGACGGCCTCGACGTGCTCGTGTTCGGGCCCGCGAGCGCCACGAACCTCACCTGGCTTCCCCACGCGGGCGTGATGCGCGTCGGGCCGCGCTGGCTGCCCGCCGAGGTCGCCGACCCGTACGCCGCGGAGGTGACGGCGGGTCCGCTGCCGATGCCCGCCGGCGGGCCCGAGCCGACGCGGCCCGCGACCGTCGCGCACCGCGACGACGTCCCGGCCGAGCGCTACGACCGCCCCGGGTACGAGGGCGTCGAGCGGCGCCTGGGCGAGCATCTCGGCGCCCGCAGCACCGGCCTGCGGCACACGTGGATCGCGCCCGGGGCCCTGAGCTGCCCGCCGCACTGGCACAGCGCCGAGGAGGAGCTGTTCGTCGTGCTCGACGGCGACGGGCACGCGCTGCTCGGCGACGACGAGGTGCCGCTGCGCGCCGGCTCGGTGCTGGCCCGCCCGCCCGGCACCGCGGTCGCGCACGCGCTGCGCGGCGGGCCGCAGGGCATGACCTACCTGTCGTGGGGCACGCGGGTCCCGGCGGACGTCGTCCACTACCCGCGCTCGGGGAAGATCGCGATCGCCGGGCAGTGCTTCCGCGTCGAGCCCGTCGACTACTGGGACGGCGAGTGA
- the ftsZ gene encoding cell division protein FtsZ: protein MESGKRASMREGPLAALFRKTEEVQENIARAEGAATEPPPPQASAPVAPPQAAAPAPAPAAPAPIPGQQELAPAPATPAARAQAGARGDYPHPSLGAVPAEPQALPVPEPAPLPVAEPFAAADPYARQPATQAPHTVAPDVTPPPAPIQHDPYARDRGSAWGSAQPVGQPVIRVVGVGGAGVNAVNRMVEAEVEGVEFIAVNTDVQSLQQSTADITLHIGPQITRGLGAGSNPELGRASAMEEYDKVKALLKGSDMVFIAAGAGGGTGTGAAPVVARIAREIGALTVGIVTKPFGFEGNRRMKAADMGVEALGDEVDTLIVVPNNRLLDVLDKKISMVDAFRVADDVLRQGVQGISDLVTLPGLINLDFADVRTIMSEAGNALLGIGMGDGEDRALEAAQQAVSSPLLETSMEGARKILLSITAGRDLSLWEVNEAAKAVAEAAHPEANIIFGAMVDEKLEDQVWVTVVATGFGDTPGRPAARRPIEEPRGEPRVERRTASGRTGEFRAVDTRRPGRSSGGLGVGELDVPEFIPRG, encoded by the coding sequence ATGGAGAGCGGTAAGCGCGCGTCGATGCGGGAGGGCCCCCTCGCGGCCCTGTTCCGCAAGACCGAAGAGGTCCAGGAGAACATCGCGCGCGCCGAGGGCGCCGCGACCGAGCCGCCGCCGCCGCAGGCGTCCGCGCCCGTCGCGCCGCCGCAGGCCGCGGCGCCGGCGCCCGCGCCCGCCGCGCCCGCGCCGATCCCCGGACAGCAGGAGCTCGCTCCCGCCCCGGCGACGCCGGCGGCGCGAGCCCAGGCCGGTGCGCGGGGGGACTACCCGCACCCGTCGCTCGGCGCCGTCCCGGCCGAGCCGCAGGCGCTGCCCGTCCCCGAGCCCGCACCGCTGCCCGTCGCCGAGCCGTTCGCGGCCGCCGACCCGTACGCGCGGCAGCCCGCCACGCAGGCGCCGCACACCGTGGCCCCGGACGTGACGCCGCCGCCCGCCCCGATCCAGCACGACCCGTACGCCCGCGACCGCGGCTCCGCGTGGGGCTCCGCGCAGCCGGTCGGCCAGCCGGTCATCCGCGTGGTCGGCGTCGGTGGCGCCGGCGTCAACGCGGTCAACCGCATGGTCGAGGCGGAGGTCGAGGGCGTCGAGTTCATCGCCGTCAACACCGACGTGCAGTCGCTGCAGCAGTCGACCGCCGACATCACCCTGCACATCGGCCCGCAGATCACGCGCGGCCTGGGGGCGGGCTCCAACCCGGAGCTCGGTCGGGCCTCCGCGATGGAGGAGTACGACAAGGTCAAGGCGCTGCTCAAGGGCTCCGACATGGTCTTCATCGCGGCCGGTGCCGGTGGCGGCACGGGCACGGGCGCCGCGCCGGTCGTGGCGCGCATCGCGCGGGAGATCGGCGCCCTCACGGTCGGGATCGTCACGAAGCCGTTCGGCTTCGAGGGCAACCGCCGGATGAAGGCCGCCGACATGGGCGTCGAGGCGCTCGGCGACGAGGTCGACACGCTGATCGTGGTGCCGAACAACCGGCTCCTCGACGTGCTCGACAAGAAGATCTCGATGGTCGACGCGTTCCGGGTCGCCGACGACGTGCTGCGTCAGGGCGTCCAGGGCATCTCCGATCTCGTCACCCTTCCGGGGCTCATCAACCTCGACTTCGCGGACGTCCGCACGATCATGTCGGAGGCCGGCAACGCGCTGCTGGGCATCGGCATGGGCGACGGGGAGGACCGGGCGCTCGAGGCCGCCCAGCAGGCGGTCAGCTCGCCGCTGCTGGAGACGAGCATGGAGGGCGCCCGCAAGATCCTGCTGTCGATCACCGCGGGCCGGGACCTCTCGCTGTGGGAGGTCAACGAGGCCGCCAAGGCGGTGGCCGAGGCCGCGCACCCGGAGGCGAACATCATCTTCGGCGCGATGGTCGACGAGAAGCTCGAGGACCAGGTCTGGGTCACGGTCGTGGCGACCGGCTTCGGCGACACGCCGGGGCGGCCCGCCGCCCGCCGTCCGATCGAGGAGCCGCGGGGCGAGCCGCGCGTCGAGCGCCGCACGGCGAGCGGTCGCACCGGCGAGTTCCGTGCGGTCGACACGCGCCGTCCCGGGCGCAGCTCGGGCGGTCTCGGCGTCGGCGAGCTCGACGTCCCGGAGTTCATCCCCCGCGGGTGA
- a CDS encoding ArsA family ATPase has translation MSDLPLLDRRLVLVTGKGGVGKTTVATAFALHAARRGRRVALVEVAARDHVSRAFGLGPADVFRERPLTDGLVHVSVDAEPALREYLADQLPVRAMADVLTGSRAFAYLAAATPGFRELLTVGKIWELAQDTRRTPGARPYDLVVVDAPATGHAVALLDAPRTFADAARVGPIARQGRTISEMLLDPRRTAVLAVTTAEELPVGETLMLRDDLRRVLGAEPALVVANAVRAARLTGPEVERASAAAPAPVARAVRRAHDVTREQQAQLGRLRRALQGSDVPVVTLPFAGDGDLSPAELDGLGGLLGRRLERTAAAVAS, from the coding sequence GTGAGCGACCTGCCGCTGCTGGACCGGCGGCTCGTGCTCGTCACGGGCAAGGGCGGGGTCGGCAAGACGACGGTCGCGACCGCGTTCGCGCTGCACGCGGCACGGCGCGGCCGGCGGGTCGCGCTGGTCGAGGTCGCCGCCCGCGACCACGTCTCCCGCGCCTTCGGCCTCGGCCCCGCCGACGTCTTCCGCGAGCGTCCGCTCACCGACGGGCTCGTGCACGTCTCCGTGGACGCCGAGCCCGCCCTGCGCGAGTACCTCGCCGACCAGCTGCCAGTCCGCGCGATGGCCGACGTGCTGACCGGCAGCCGCGCGTTCGCCTACCTGGCCGCCGCCACCCCGGGGTTCCGGGAGCTGCTGACCGTCGGGAAGATCTGGGAGCTCGCGCAGGACACGCGCCGCACGCCCGGTGCCCGCCCGTACGACCTCGTCGTCGTCGACGCACCGGCCACCGGGCACGCCGTCGCGCTGCTCGACGCCCCCCGCACGTTCGCGGACGCCGCGCGCGTCGGTCCGATCGCCCGACAGGGCCGTACGATCAGCGAGATGCTGCTCGATCCCCGCCGCACCGCCGTGCTCGCCGTCACCACCGCGGAGGAGCTGCCCGTCGGCGAGACGCTCATGCTCCGCGACGACCTGCGCCGCGTCCTCGGCGCCGAGCCCGCGCTCGTCGTCGCCAACGCGGTGCGCGCCGCGCGCCTGACCGGCCCCGAGGTGGAGCGCGCGAGCGCCGCCGCGCCGGCCCCGGTCGCGCGGGCCGTGCGCCGGGCGCACGACGTCACCCGCGAGCAGCAGGCCCAGCTCGGGCGACTGCGTCGCGCGCTGCAGGGCAGCGACGTGCCCGTGGTGACGCTCCCGTTCGCCGGGGACGGCGACCTCTCCCCCGCCGAGCTCGACGGCCTCGGCGGGCTGCTCGGCCGCCGGCTGGAGCGGACGGCCGCGGCGGTGGCGTCGTGA
- a CDS encoding ParA family protein gives MEHKPKVIVFANQKGGVAKTTTTLNLAVAFAERGHRVLCVDMDPQGNLTMSQGIDPDGLEQSMFDVLVHQLPIREIIRKREIDVACASIDLAGAEIAMSTMIGRERALEKAFRAIKDDYDFICIDTPPSLGLLTINALTAADKVIVPVQCEYLSMRGLIQLQNTLAMIRENLNPHVEIEGILPTLMDTRTVHAKEAIEILEENFGDRVFASRIKKTVRFAEAPVKGMSVLKYEPDGMAAQSYRDLAKEVLTHGER, from the coding sequence GTGGAGCACAAGCCCAAGGTCATCGTCTTCGCGAACCAGAAGGGCGGCGTCGCCAAGACGACGACGACCCTGAACCTCGCCGTCGCGTTCGCTGAGCGCGGCCACCGCGTCCTGTGCGTGGACATGGACCCCCAGGGCAACCTGACGATGTCGCAGGGCATCGACCCCGACGGGCTCGAGCAGTCGATGTTCGACGTCCTCGTCCACCAGCTGCCGATCCGCGAGATCATCCGAAAGCGCGAGATCGACGTCGCGTGCGCCTCGATCGACCTCGCCGGGGCGGAGATCGCGATGTCGACGATGATCGGTCGCGAGCGCGCCCTGGAGAAGGCGTTCCGCGCGATCAAGGACGACTACGACTTCATCTGCATCGACACGCCGCCGAGCCTCGGGCTGCTCACGATCAACGCCCTGACGGCCGCGGACAAGGTGATCGTCCCCGTCCAGTGCGAGTATCTCTCCATGCGCGGGCTGATCCAGCTCCAGAACACCCTCGCGATGATCCGCGAGAACCTCAATCCGCACGTCGAGATCGAGGGGATCCTCCCCACGCTGATGGACACCCGCACGGTGCACGCCAAGGAGGCGATCGAGATCCTCGAGGAGAACTTCGGGGATCGCGTCTTCGCCTCGCGGATCAAGAAGACGGTCCGCTTCGCCGAGGCGCCCGTGAAGGGGATGTCGGTGCTCAAGTACGAACCGGACGGCATGGCCGCCCAGTCCTATCGCGATCTCGCGAAGGAGGTCCTCACCCATGGAGAGCGGTAA